One region of Centropristis striata isolate RG_2023a ecotype Rhode Island chromosome 3, C.striata_1.0, whole genome shotgun sequence genomic DNA includes:
- the znfx1 gene encoding NFX1-type zinc finger-containing protein 1 isoform X2: MGSNENTNGGRGRRRTRSRGRNQTEREETDGEGGEGVGMRGRGRGRGGNRGGGRGGGGGRGRGGGADPGRRDDRAAGREGREETDGRGRGRGGGANAWRGGERDAGRQGGGARQRGGGGGGGRGRGNGREVAERERNGEQGAFEREGARRGVAERGARRGGHSVDRREGRGGWRRDGAGDNQGRSKSTGRVGAPQGHGLGYKKLENLSGEDPSIVAITLSSDPSLKEVLYVTKMRQDLVELLCLVLSKAFKSRSDRGTLQHLAGIIKDSGFLRTVLPHYLVGMVSEANPGRREQYPQHLDHILAILSEVLSIFPASSVQAVSLLLTLLEASINSLRASGVDIQPQTEQSVESIQELIKHLQERSREGTLRSDKDTYAFLRTGGDTPGEEDQEDFRTISIYPTPEEFHQEHRPFLRPNLTAQRYRNTHIYLDTHFRLLREDFVRPLREGIQQLLRNKTDKGRNDNPLKTKRFDDIRVYFDTKLVVPKCTHTGLAYIVKFDTQPLQFVRWQNSKRLIYGSLVCLSCDNFKTFLYATVSDRDPKELMKGHVQIAFTEESRFKLARIEKDQSFLMVETTAYFEAYRYVLEGLQEQDDDDLPFQRYIVECRTDVRPPAYLRRRDDYDLSSVAHPDHKASIRPFHCLNPEKWPKMEKLGLDESQMKAFQLALTKELAIIQGPPGTGKTYVGLKIAQALLTNQDLWRDRLGSAPMLVVCYTNHALDQFLEGIHKFLQEGIVRVGGRSNSEILKRFNLRELTHSQKFRDSLPSHLHRAHNQIYRQLCEEERGIQTQSVRLECSLKGVLRETFLRKFISDLHWLSLHEPPTWDGFVTWGEKKSSVVMDWLGLGSTVFLQRATENANRNEEEEAMEVDYEDDFIEIAEEADLIQAERIIEDNIGPRRGRKNEDTEEAVRAVEELMLAMNLDEAEIQAEQSEEGWEMQRTQKRKMKNRIRKELGKTSAMTDEEEDDVLDIWTLSQQERWRLYRLWVARYRAELCTIVLESEQAYQNAVDRLADVKRHENLCLLKEAKVIGMTTTGAAKFRKVLQEVGPSLVIVEEAAEVLEAHTITTLSQACQHLILIGDHQQLRPSATVYELAKNYYLEMSMFERLVKMGFPFVRLDYQHRMRPEIARLLTPHIYAELENHPSVLKYDNIKGLNANLYFVEHNHPEEQIKDGKSHQNRHEAMFIVSLCRYLIFQGYKPEQITILTTYTGQLYCLRNLMPAAQFTGVKVHVVDKYQGEENDIVLLSLVRSNAQGRVGFLNIPNRVCVALSRAKKGLYCIGNGTMLSQVKLWSNIFHTLREKNQVGNSLTLCCQNHPDRQVEVSRADDFKQAPEGGCTKPCEFRLDCGHVCASVCHPYDPEHKEYKCLKKCQKILCDLGHRCTLLCYQKCPEGCPVKVEKIIPQCGHKQMVPCHQDPKTFSCRKPCQKLLGCGHPCESLCGQPCTSHCKVKVTLKLKCGHSQIDACFYKTEEDKPQCRTPCEKQLKCGHTCRGNCGKCSQGRFHYPCSHHCDRLLICSHKCSEPCTRDCPPCKKPCENCCVHSKCMKPCGHPCAPCIEPCAWQCPHQSCSKLCYEPCDRLPCTQPCAKTLACGHPCIGLCGDKCPSKCRICNHDEVTEIFFGTEDEPEAYFIQLEDCGHIIEYTAMDQYMGMDDNQQANEGEEVAIKLKECPKCKAPIRKNLRYGSHINRSLAEIEMVKTKINGSQAVIEQHKRALQEKWEDNLYLHEMHSQEDYMQIQKKLENKYLTSNDLWILENKMDFLIQVTKLMRIQKENTSAMQCLILGGHILEFVRQLNCWRQKFTVQQVFDLQRELQRINLLTDINARCHKANIRAKSDTIKSEVKAITTILEKAGQFTEQDQDRVKEALKELDKKLPATGLGITEKEREMIVSAMKMPSGHWHKCPNGHVYVITECGGAMESRQCPDCEATIGGVGHSLATGNQVASEMDGAQHPAWSEANNLLNFGRLDF; this comes from the exons ATGGGCTCAAACGAAAACACTAACGGAGGCAGGGGAAGAAGGAGAACACGAAGCCGGGGAAGAAATCAAACTGAAAGGGAGGAAACagatggagaaggaggagaaggtgtAGGGATGCGTGGGAgaggcagaggaagaggaggaaacagaggaggaggaagaggaggagggggaggaagagggagaggaggaggagcagatcCAGGAAGAAGGGATGACAGAGCTGCAGGAAGAGAAGGCAGGGAGGAGACAGATGGGAgaggcagaggaagaggaggaggagcaaatGCATGGAGGGGGGGTGAAAGAGATGCAGGAAGACAGGGGGGAGGagccagacagagaggaggaggaggaggaggagggagggggagaggaaaTGGAAGAGaagtggcagagagagagagaaatggagagcAAGGTGCATTTGAAAGAGAGGGAGCTAGAAGGGGGGTGGCAGAAAGGGGTGCAAGGAGAGGAGGACATAGTGTGGATAGAAGAGAAGGAAGAGGGGGTTGGAGGAGAGATGGTGCAGGAGACAATCAAGGGAGATCAAAATCTACAGGAAGGGTGGGGGCACCACAGGGTCATGGACTGGGCTATAAAAAGCTGGAAAATCTCTCTGGTGAAGATCCATCCATAGTGGCCATCACCCTGTCCTCTGATCCGTCCCTGAAAGAGGTCCTGTATGTGACAAAAATGAGGCAGGACCTTGTCGAACTCCTCTGCCTGGTGCTGAGCAAAGCCTTCAAATCACGGTCAGACAGAGGCACCCTGCAGCACCTCGCTGGCATCATAAAAGATTCAGGTTTCTTGCGCACTGTCCTACCCCACTATCTTGTGGGCATGGTGTCAGAGGCCAACCCCGGCCGCAGGGAGCAATACCCACAGCACCTGGATCACATCCTGGCTATTCTGTCAGAG GTCCTCAGCATCTTCCCTGCTAGCTCGGTCCAGGCTGTGAGTTTGCTGCTGACGCTGCTTGAAGCCTCCATCAACAGCCTGAGGGCATCAGGAGTGGACATCCAGCCACAAACTGAGCAGAGTGTGGAGAGTATTCAGGAACTGATCAAGCACCTCCAGGAGAGATCCAGGGAGGGTACCCTGCGCTCAGACAAGGACACGTATGCCTTCTTACGGACTGGAGGTGATACCCCAG GTGAAGAAGATCAGGAAGATTTCAGGACCATATCCATCTACCCAACTCCTGAAGAGTTCCATCAGGAACACAGGCCTTTCCTGAGACCCAACCTTACCGCTCAGCGCTACAGAAACACCCACATCTACCTTGACACCCACTTCCGGCTGCTAAGGGAGGACTTTGTGCGGCCACTCCGTGAGGGGATCCAACAATTGCTTCGGAACAAAACGGACAAGGGCAGAAATGATAACCCGCTGAAGACAAAGCGCTTTGATGACATCAGagtatattttgacacaaaaCTGGTGGTGCCCAAGTGCACACACACTGGTCTGGCCTACATAGTCAAGTTTGACACTCAGCCACTTCAG TTTGTGCGCTGGCAGAACTCCAAGAGGCTGATCTATGGATCCCTGGTCTGCCTGTCATGCGATAATTTCAAGACCTTCTTGTATGCCACAGTGTCAGATCGGGATCCCAAAGAACTAATGAAGGGACATGTTCAGATTGCCTTTACTGAAGAAAGCAGATTCAAGTTGGCCAGAATTGAG AAAGATCAATCGTTCCTCATGGTTGAGACCACTGCCTACTTTGAGGCCTATCGATATGTTCTAGAGGGCTTACAGGAGCAGGACGACGACGACCTGCCCTTTCAGAG ATACATTGTGGAGTGCAGAACAGATGTGCGACCTCCAGCTTATCTGCGAAGAAGAGATGATTATGACCTGTCATCCGTGGCTCACCCTGACCATAAGGCCAGTATACGGCCCTTTCACTGCCTGAACCCAGAGAAATGGCCGAAAATGGAGAAACTGGGGCTGGATGAGTCTCAGATGAAAGCCTTCCAGCTGGCCCTCACAAAAGAGCTGGCCATCATACAGGGACCTCCTGGCACTG GAAAAACCTACGTGGGGCTTAAGATTGCTCAGGCTCTGCTGACCAATCAGGATCTCTGGAGAGATAGACTTGGCTCGGCTCCCATGCTGGTAGTGTGTTACACTAACCATGCCCTGGATCAGTTCCTTGAGG GTATTCATAAATTTCTGCAAGAGGGAATAGTGAGAGTAGGAGGCCGCAGCAACAGTGAGATCCTGAAGCGTTTCAATCTAAGGGAGCTGACCCACTCGCAGAAGTTCAGAGATTCGCTGCCGTCTCACCTGCACCGTGCACATAATCAG ATTTACAGGCAGCTGTGTGAGGAAGAGAGGGGGATCCAGACACAAAGCGTGAGGCTGGAGTGTTCCTTGAAAGGCGTCCTACGTGAAACCTTCTTAAGGAAGTTCATTTCAGACCTACACTGGCTCAGTCTGCACGAGCCACCT ACATGGGATGGTTTTGTGACCTGGGGAGAGAAGAAGTCCAGTGTGGTGATGGACTGGTTGGGTTTGGGTTCCACTGTCTTCCTGCAGAGGGCGACAGAGAATGCAAATAGAAATGAAG AAGAGGAAGCGATGGAGGTGGATTACGAGGACGACTTCATTGAAATCGCAGAGGAAGCAGATCTGATCCAGGCAGAGCGCATTATTGAAGACAACATTGGTCCCAGACGTGGCAGAAAGAACGAAGACACGGAGGAGGCTGTGAGAGCAGTAGAGGAACTGATGTTGGCTATGAACCTGGATGAAGCTGAGATACAAGCTGAGCAGAGTGAGGAAGGATGGGAG ATGCAACGAACCCAGaagagaaaaatgaagaacagaATCAGGAAAGAGCTTGGGAAGACCTCAGCCATGACTGACGAAGAGGAAGATGATGTCTTGGATATATGGACTCTTAGCCAGCAAGAAAGATGGAGACTTTATCG GTTGTGGGTGGCACGTTACAGGGCAGAACTTTGCACCATAGTCCTAGAGTCTGAACAGGCCTATCAGAACGCAGTGGACAGATTGGCTGATGTAAAACGTCATGAGAACCTCTGTCTCCTCAAGGAAGCCAAG GTTATTGGCATGACGACAACAGGGGCAGCCAAGTTCCGTAAAGTTCTGCAAGAAGTGGGTCCAAGCCTGGTGATCGTAGAAGAGGCTGCAGAGGTTCTGGAAGCCCACACAATCACCACACTGAGCCAAGCATGCCAACACCTCATCCTCATTGGAGACCACCAGCAG CTGCGCCCCAGTGCCACAGTATACGAACTTGCAAAGAACTACTACCTGGAGATGTCCATGTTTGAGAGGCTGGTTAAGATGGGATTTCCTTTTGTCAGACTCGACTACCAg CATCGTATGAGGCCAGAAATTGCCCGTCTTCTGACCCCACACATCTATGCAGAGCTGGAAAATCATCCCTCTGTGCTGAAGTACGACAACATCAAG GGTCTTAATGCCAATTTATACTTTGTTGAGCACAACCACCCAGAAGAACAGATCAAAGACGGGAAAAGCCATCAGAACCGACATGAGGCGATGTTTATAGTCTCTCTTTGCCGATATCTAATCTTTCAGGGCTACAAACCAGAGCAAATTACCATCCTCACAACCTATACTGGGCAGCTCTACTGTCTGCGCAATCTCATGCCTGCCGCACAGTTCACAGGGGTCAAAGTGCATGTTGTGGACAAGTACCAAGGAGAAGAGAATGACATTGTCTTGTTGTCTCTGGTCCGCAGTAACGCGCAGGGCAGAGTTGGCTTTTTGAACATACCCAATCGCGTCTGTGTAGCCTTGTCTCGTGCCAAAAAAGGTCTCTACTGTATTGGCAATGGCACAATGCTGAGCCAAGTCAAACTGTGGAGCAACATCTTCCACACCTTGAGGGAGAAAAACCAGGTTGGGAATTCTCTGACCCTGTGCTGTCAGAATCATCCTGATCGACAGGTAGAAGTGTCTCGAGCTGATGATTTCAAGCAAGCCCCTGAGGGGGGGTGCACCAAGCCTTGTGAGTTCCGTTTGGATTGTGGCCATGTTTGCGCAAGTGTCTGCCACCCCTACGACCCCGAGCACAAAGAGTACAAGTGTCTCAAGAAGTGCCAGAAGATTTTGTGCGATCTGGGTCACAGGTGCACACTTTTGTGCTATCAAAAATGCCCAGAGGGATGTCCAGTGAAGGTTGAGAAGATCATACCCCAGTGTGGGCACAAGCAGATGGTCCCTTGCCACCAGGACCCGAAGACATTCTCATGCCGGAAGCCTTGCCAGAAGCTGCTTGGCTGTGGACATCCTTGTGAATCATTGTGTGGGCAACCATGCACAAGTCACTGCAAGGTTAAGGTCACCTTAAAACTAAAGTGCGGCCACAGCCAGATAGATGCATGCTTTTACAAAACTGAGGAAGACAAGCCCCAATGTAGAACCCCGTGTGAAAAACAGCTGAAGTGTGGCCATACCTGTCGGGGAAACTGTGGCAAGTGTAGTCAGGGACGGTTCCATTACCCGTGTTCTCACCACTGTGATCGTCTCCTGATTTGCTCTCACAAGTGCAGCGAGCCTTGCACTCGTGATTGCCCCCCCTGCAAGAAACCATGTGAGAACTGCTGCGTGCACAGCAAGTGTATGAAGCCATGTGGACATCCCTGTGCTCCGTGCATTGAGCCCTGCGCTTGGCAGTGCCCTCACCAAAGCTGCAGTAAGCTTTGCTATGAGCCATGCGATCGTCTGCCATGTACCCAACCCTGTGCCAAGACCCTGGCTTGCGGCCACCCATGCATAGGTCTGTGTGGAGACAAATGTCCAAGCAAATGTCGCATCTGTAATCACGATGAAGTCACAGAGATTTTCTTCGGCACTGAGGATGAGCCTGAGGCTTACTTTATTCAGCTAGAGGACTGTGGACACATCATTGAATACACGGCCATGGACCAATACATGGGGATGGATGACAACCAGCAGGCAAATGAAGGCGAGGAGGTGGCCATAAAACTGAAGGAATGTCCGAAATGTAAAGCTCCAATCCGCAAGAATCTACGCTATGGATCTCACATCAACCGCAGTCTGGCTGAGATAGAGATGGTAAAGACAAAGATAAATGGAAGTCAGGCGGTTATTGAACAGCACAAAAGGGCCCTTCAAGAGAAGTGGGAGGACAACCTTTACCTCCATGAAATGCATTCCCAAGAGGACTATATGCAAATCCAAAAGAAACTGGAAAATAAGTATCTCACATCAAATGATCTGTGGATCCTGGAAAACAAGATGGATTTCCTCATACAAGTTACAAAGCTGATGAGGAtccaaaaagaaaacacatcagCCATGCAATGCCTCATATTAGGAGGGCATATCTTGGAGTTTGTGCGCCAGCTCAACTGCTGGCGCCAAAAATTCACAGTTCAGCAGGTCTTTGATTTGCAGAGAGAGCTCCAGAGAATCAACCTCCTGACCGACATCAACGCCCGTTGCCATAAGGCAAACATAAGAGCAAAAAGTGACACAATTAAGTCCGAGGTAAAAGCAATAACAACAATTTTGGAAAAGGCTGGCCAATTCACAGAGCAAGATCAGGACAGAGTGAAAGAAGCCCTGAAGGAATTAGACAAGAAGCTTCCAGCCACAGGTTTGGGGATCacggagaaggagagagagatgatcgTCTCGGCTATGAAAATGCCGTCTGGACACTGGCACAAATGTCCTAATGGCCATGTGTATGTCATAACTGAGTGTGGAGGGGCTATGGAGAGTCGACAATGCCCTGATTGTGAAGCTACTATTGGTGGGGTCGGTCACAGTCTGGCAACTGGCAACCAAGTGGCCTCAGAGATGGATGGGGCACAGCACCCCGCCTGGTCTGAAGCCAACAACCTTCTAAACTTTGGTCGTCTTGACTTCTGA